In a single window of the Flavivirga spongiicola genome:
- a CDS encoding ATP-dependent helicase, translating to MEKYLSQLNEAQLEPTIQIDGPMIVIAGAGSGKTRVLTYRIAYMMSKGIDAFNILSLTFTNKAAREMKERIATIVGASEAKNLWMGTFHSVFAKILRIEADRLGYPSNFTIYDTQDSDRLIASIIKELNLDKDIYKYKQVRSRISSYKNSLVTVRAYFQNPELKEADAMARRPRMGDIYKEYVDRCFKAGAMDFDDLLLKTNELLTRFPEVLAKYQNRFKYILVDEYQDTNHSQYLIVRALSDKFQNICVVGDDAQSIYAFRGANINNILNFQKDYDDVKVFRLEQNYRSTKNIVNAANSIIDKNQTKLDKIVWTANDEGAKIIVNRSLTDGDEGRYVASTIFENKMQNQLKNSDFAILYRTNAQSRSIEDALRKRDIPYRIYGGLSFYQRKEIKDVLSYLRLIINPADEEALKRVINFPPRGIGQTTVDKLIVSANGYNRTIFEVMKNIDKADVKINSGTRTKLQDFVTLIESFQVLNQTADVFELAEHVTRTSGLIKEFNKDGTPEGVTRMENIEELLNGMKDFVEGQKEIADTTGSLAEFLEDVALATDLDADKGDTDHVALMTIHLAKGLEFPYVYIVGLEEDLFPSAMSMNTRSELEEERRLFYVALTRAEKQAYLTYALSRYRWGKLVDSDPSRFIEEIDEQYLEVMTPIEERRFNPMLDADIFGDVEPNKIRYKPAKQPVLKKGGTAKKSPEKFQVTTPKNLKPVANTNGNTNLFDSKLVVGNIVKHIRFGTGEVLKIEGTGADIKAEINFQHGGVKKLLLRFAKLEVVG from the coding sequence TTGGAAAAGTATTTAAGTCAGTTAAACGAGGCGCAATTAGAACCCACTATTCAAATTGACGGTCCTATGATTGTCATTGCAGGTGCGGGATCAGGAAAAACACGTGTGCTTACGTATCGTATAGCTTATATGATGAGTAAAGGTATTGACGCTTTTAATATCTTGTCGTTAACCTTTACGAATAAAGCAGCTCGCGAAATGAAAGAGCGTATTGCTACCATTGTTGGAGCTAGTGAAGCCAAGAATTTATGGATGGGTACTTTTCACTCTGTATTTGCTAAGATTTTAAGAATAGAAGCGGATAGGCTAGGGTATCCAAGTAATTTTACTATTTATGATACTCAAGATTCTGATAGGTTGATAGCATCTATTATTAAAGAACTGAATCTTGATAAAGATATTTATAAATACAAGCAAGTGCGTTCTAGAATTTCATCCTATAAGAATAGTTTGGTTACGGTGCGTGCTTATTTTCAAAACCCCGAGCTAAAAGAAGCTGATGCCATGGCAAGACGTCCTAGAATGGGTGATATCTATAAAGAATATGTAGATCGTTGCTTTAAGGCTGGCGCTATGGATTTTGATGATTTACTACTTAAAACCAATGAGTTACTAACACGGTTCCCAGAGGTTTTAGCGAAATACCAAAATCGTTTTAAATATATTTTGGTTGATGAGTATCAAGATACCAACCATTCTCAATATTTAATTGTGAGAGCGTTGTCTGATAAATTTCAAAATATTTGTGTAGTGGGTGATGATGCACAGAGTATTTATGCATTCCGTGGTGCTAATATTAATAATATTTTAAATTTTCAGAAGGATTATGACGATGTGAAGGTCTTTAGACTAGAGCAAAATTATCGTTCTACAAAAAATATTGTAAATGCGGCGAATTCTATTATTGATAAAAACCAAACAAAACTTGATAAAATAGTTTGGACGGCCAATGATGAAGGCGCTAAAATAATAGTAAACCGTTCGTTAACAGATGGTGATGAAGGGCGTTATGTAGCGAGTACCATTTTTGAAAACAAGATGCAAAATCAGTTAAAAAACAGTGATTTTGCGATTTTATATAGAACGAATGCACAATCGCGCTCCATTGAAGATGCGTTGCGCAAGCGTGATATTCCTTATAGAATTTATGGTGGTTTATCGTTTTATCAACGTAAAGAGATAAAAGATGTTTTGTCTTATTTGCGGTTGATTATTAACCCTGCTGATGAAGAGGCTTTAAAGCGAGTTATTAATTTCCCGCCTCGAGGTATTGGTCAGACAACGGTTGACAAATTGATCGTTTCTGCCAATGGTTATAATCGTACCATATTTGAGGTGATGAAAAACATTGATAAAGCAGATGTTAAAATTAACTCAGGTACCAGGACTAAACTTCAGGACTTTGTAACTTTAATAGAAAGCTTTCAAGTATTAAACCAAACTGCTGATGTCTTTGAGTTAGCTGAGCATGTGACGAGAACGAGCGGACTTATAAAAGAATTCAATAAAGACGGAACACCAGAAGGTGTCACCCGAATGGAAAATATTGAAGAGCTCTTAAATGGTATGAAGGATTTTGTGGAAGGGCAAAAAGAGATTGCAGATACCACGGGGTCTTTGGCAGAATTTCTGGAAGATGTGGCCTTAGCTACCGATTTAGATGCTGATAAAGGTGATACAGACCATGTAGCGCTCATGACCATACATTTAGCAAAAGGGTTGGAATTCCCTTATGTATATATTGTTGGACTGGAAGAAGATTTGTTTCCTAGTGCCATGAGTATGAATACCCGCAGTGAATTGGAGGAGGAGCGACGCTTGTTTTATGTCGCATTAACACGAGCTGAAAAGCAAGCCTATTTAACCTATGCATTGTCAAGGTATCGTTGGGGTAAATTAGTTGATTCTGATCCCAGTCGTTTTATTGAAGAAATCGACGAGCAATATTTAGAAGTTATGACGCCTATTGAAGAACGTCGTTTTAATCCGATGTTGGATGCTGATATTTTTGGAGATGTTGAGCCTAATAAGATTAGGTATAAGCCAGCTAAACAGCCTGTACTAAAAAAAGGGGGTACAGCAAAGAAATCTCCTGAAAAGTTTCAAGTAACAACACCTAAAAACTTAAAACCCGTTGCTAATACTAATGGGAACACTAATTTATTTGATAGTAAACTAGTCGTTGGAAATATTGTTAAACATATTCGTTTTGGGACAGGAGAAGTTTTAAAAATAGAAGGCACCGGAGCAGATATTAAAGCTGAAATTAATTTTCAGCATGGCGGTGTTAAAAAGTTGCTGTTACGTTTTGCTAAGTTGGAGGTTGTGGGGTGA